In the genome of Candidatus Eisenbacteria bacterium, one region contains:
- a CDS encoding squalene/phytoene synthase family protein: MADLPPPAEAREYCRRTLPRVSRTFALNIELLSGSFRESVRVAYLLCRAADTIEDRWAGSAGEIGDRFADFDAALAGDGGAAARLAAAVRGGSAPLEADFELLAHLPLVLRAFGLLEAGDREAIAEGVGILSAGMRRYAARAARRGPGVCYLDDEAELREYCWIVAGCVGAMLTKLYERRAGPDRDAALGERRRRLAPRVGEALQLTNILLDWPNDVRRGRCYLPSAWLAPFGLSPGDLAGGDAPAARELALRLEALAHAALDQVADYLDTVPPRHVRYRLFCLWPALWARASLHLAHADPDFPLRGRPKLTRARLWSVAARSLLVLHSRAGTRRLLARA; this comes from the coding sequence ATGGCAGACCTGCCCCCGCCGGCGGAGGCGCGCGAGTACTGCCGCCGCACGCTGCCGCGGGTCTCGCGCACCTTCGCCCTCAACATCGAACTGCTGAGCGGCTCGTTTCGCGAGTCGGTGCGCGTCGCCTACCTGTTGTGCCGCGCGGCCGACACGATCGAGGACCGCTGGGCAGGGAGCGCGGGCGAGATCGGGGACCGCTTCGCCGATTTCGACGCGGCGCTCGCGGGCGACGGGGGCGCGGCGGCGCGCCTGGCCGCGGCGGTGCGCGGCGGGTCGGCCCCGCTCGAAGCGGACTTCGAGCTGCTCGCCCACCTGCCGCTGGTGCTGCGGGCGTTCGGCCTGCTCGAGGCCGGCGACCGCGAGGCCATCGCCGAGGGCGTCGGCATTCTCTCGGCCGGCATGCGGCGCTACGCCGCGCGCGCCGCGCGGCGCGGACCGGGCGTCTGCTACCTGGACGACGAGGCCGAGCTTCGGGAGTACTGCTGGATCGTGGCCGGCTGCGTGGGTGCGATGCTCACGAAGCTTTACGAGCGGCGCGCCGGCCCGGATCGCGACGCGGCGCTCGGAGAGCGGCGGCGGCGGCTCGCGCCGCGCGTCGGCGAGGCGCTGCAGCTGACGAACATCCTGCTCGACTGGCCCAACGACGTGCGGCGCGGCCGTTGCTACCTGCCCTCCGCCTGGCTCGCGCCCTTCGGCCTTTCGCCCGGCGACCTCGCCGGCGGCGACGCGCCCGCCGCGCGGGAGCTGGCGCTGCGGCTCGAAGCGCTCGCGCACGCCGCGCTCGACCAGGTCGCGGACTACCTCGACACGGTTCCGCCGCGCCACGTGCGCTACCGGCTCTTCTGCCTGTGGCCGGCGCTGTGGGCGCGCGCCTCGCTCCATCTCGCGCACGCCGATCCCGACTTTCCGCTGCGCGGGCGTCCGAAGCTGACGCGCGCCCGGCTCTGGAGCGTCGCCGCCCGCTCCCTGCTGGTGCTGCACAGCCGCGCCGGCACCCGTCGGCTGCTGGCACGCGCCTGA
- a CDS encoding heme A synthase, with translation MSSTRAFRAVSRLATITAALMFALIVVGSIVRTTGSGLSCPDWPLCHGKLIPPFDFNIWMEWFHRLLALLVGLLLLTTTVVTLARRETRAKLGGVAALSVALYFSQALLGALTVWKLLDPSVVSGHLAVGLLLFATFVTIAVMAGIEADPAALAAAGPRAADHLPLFSATTAFVWLQAVLGGMVSTHHASLVCPDWPTCHGEWFPPLEGLVGLQMAHRWAGYALAVLVVVVSVRAGRAGDRVVRYAGHLLPRLVILQIAIGVANVLMGIPVWVSAIHLGNATLILAIALVATLRLAAQPAARADARAALAEAAR, from the coding sequence ATGTCGTCCACGCGTGCGTTCCGCGCCGTCTCGCGGCTCGCCACCATCACCGCGGCCCTGATGTTCGCGCTCATCGTCGTGGGCTCGATCGTCCGCACCACGGGCTCGGGGCTTTCCTGCCCGGACTGGCCGCTGTGCCACGGCAAGCTCATCCCGCCGTTCGACTTCAACATCTGGATGGAGTGGTTCCACCGCCTGCTGGCGCTGCTCGTCGGCCTGCTGCTGCTGACGACCACGGTGGTGACGCTCGCGCGGCGCGAGACGCGGGCGAAGCTGGGAGGCGTCGCGGCGCTGTCGGTCGCGCTCTACTTTTCGCAGGCGCTGCTCGGCGCCCTGACCGTCTGGAAGCTGCTCGACCCCTCCGTCGTGAGCGGGCACCTCGCGGTCGGGCTGCTGCTGTTCGCGACCTTCGTCACGATCGCGGTGATGGCCGGCATCGAGGCCGATCCCGCCGCCCTCGCCGCGGCGGGTCCGCGCGCGGCGGACCACCTGCCGTTGTTCTCGGCGACCACGGCGTTCGTGTGGCTGCAGGCGGTCCTGGGCGGCATGGTGAGCACCCACCACGCCAGCCTCGTCTGCCCCGACTGGCCGACCTGCCACGGCGAGTGGTTCCCGCCGCTCGAGGGACTTGTCGGCCTGCAGATGGCGCACCGCTGGGCCGGCTACGCGCTGGCGGTGCTCGTGGTCGTCGTCAGCGTGCGCGCCGGCAGGGCTGGGGACCGCGTCGTGCGCTACGCGGGCCACCTGCTGCCGCGCCTGGTGATCCTGCAGATCGCGATCGGCGTCGCGAACGTGCTGATGGGGATTCCCGTGTGGGTGTCGGCGATCCATCTCGGCAACGCCACGCTGATCCTGGCCATCGCGCTGGTCGCGACGCTGCGGCTCGCGGCGCAGCCCGCGGCGCGCGCGGACGCGCGGGCGGCGCTGGCGGAGGCCGCGCGATGA